A genomic stretch from Sphingomonas faeni includes:
- the mgrA gene encoding L-glyceraldehyde 3-phosphate reductase: protein MSFSHPYAASPLRYESGMPYRRTGRSGLRLPAISLGLWQNFGGADVFETGRAILRRAFDRGVTHFDLANNYGPPYGSAEENFGRVLAADFAAHRDELVISTKAGWDMWPGPYGDVGSSKKYLIASCDQSLKRMGLDYVDIFYSHRVDPATPLEETMGALVQLHRQGKALYVGISSYEPGLTRRAAKFLTEEKVPLFIHQPSYSILNRWIERDLLATLEELGVGCIAFSPLAQGMLTNKYLNGVPQDARATRDGSLSQTLLTDRNLAAIRILNEIAGARGQTLAQMAIAWVLRDPRVTSALIGARTVEQLDDSLDAIQMLDFAADELAAIDKAADDGGINLWSESSDIATLPAAQGAPA from the coding sequence ATGTCGTTTTCACACCCCTACGCCGCCTCGCCGCTCCGGTATGAAAGCGGCATGCCCTATCGACGCACCGGCCGTAGCGGGCTGAGGCTGCCGGCCATCAGCCTGGGTCTGTGGCAGAACTTCGGCGGAGCCGATGTGTTCGAAACGGGGCGGGCCATCCTGCGCCGGGCGTTCGATCGTGGCGTGACTCACTTCGATCTCGCCAACAATTACGGCCCGCCATATGGTTCGGCCGAAGAGAATTTTGGACGCGTCCTTGCAGCCGATTTCGCGGCCCACCGCGACGAACTCGTCATCTCGACCAAGGCGGGCTGGGACATGTGGCCCGGGCCGTACGGCGATGTCGGCTCATCCAAGAAATACCTGATCGCGAGTTGCGACCAGAGCCTCAAGCGGATGGGCCTCGACTATGTCGACATCTTCTATTCGCACCGCGTGGATCCCGCGACCCCGCTTGAGGAGACGATGGGCGCGCTGGTGCAACTCCATCGACAGGGCAAGGCACTCTACGTCGGCATCTCTTCCTACGAGCCAGGGCTGACCCGCCGTGCGGCCAAGTTCCTGACCGAGGAAAAAGTGCCGCTGTTCATCCACCAGCCCAGCTATTCGATCCTGAACCGGTGGATCGAACGAGACCTGCTGGCGACGCTGGAGGAACTAGGCGTCGGCTGCATCGCCTTCTCGCCATTGGCGCAGGGCATGCTGACGAACAAGTATCTAAACGGCGTCCCGCAGGATGCGCGCGCCACCCGTGACGGGTCGCTGTCGCAGACCTTGCTCACGGATCGGAACCTCGCCGCCATTCGTATTTTGAACGAGATCGCAGGTGCGCGCGGGCAAACGCTCGCCCAGATGGCGATCGCATGGGTCTTGCGCGATCCGCGAGTCACCTCCGCACTGATCGGTGCACGCACAGTCGAACAGCTCGACGACTCCCTGGACGCGATACAGATGCTCGACTTCGCCGCCGACGAACTCGCTGCGATCGACAAGGCAGCCGACGACGGTGGCATCAATCTCTGGTCGGAATCGTCTGACATCGCGACGCTGCCCGCAGCACAAGGGGCGCCTGCATGA
- a CDS encoding outer membrane beta-barrel protein, with product MPENTAATLRADEARVNDTVIPAQLRIDIDRLRPTNSTIFGARLGYWSGAVGIAVDASTLDPDVKRQTIRATGNLRFDDDVFGERVVIDPGRSVAVDIPRVTVPTTATFAALAILRLPPTPGTRVTPYAFAGPVYLVTDSDISGDWGLRAGAGLKLPLSRAVSLFGEYRYTNVSASAVAGRIGGDVMGIRGTTGDIRVDLDVRNHSAVGGIGFTF from the coding sequence ATGCCCGAGAACACCGCCGCCACGCTCCGGGCCGACGAGGCGCGAGTCAATGACACCGTCATTCCCGCCCAGCTCCGGATCGACATCGACAGGCTCCGGCCGACCAATTCGACGATCTTCGGTGCGCGGCTGGGCTATTGGTCGGGCGCAGTCGGTATCGCGGTGGATGCCTCGACACTCGATCCCGACGTCAAGCGCCAGACGATACGCGCGACGGGTAACCTGCGGTTCGACGACGACGTCTTCGGTGAGCGCGTGGTGATCGATCCCGGGCGGTCGGTCGCCGTCGACATCCCGCGCGTAACGGTACCAACTACCGCCACCTTCGCCGCGCTCGCGATATTGCGCCTGCCGCCGACCCCCGGCACGCGCGTTACGCCCTACGCCTTTGCCGGCCCGGTTTATCTGGTTACCGATTCCGACATCAGCGGCGACTGGGGCCTGCGCGCCGGTGCAGGGCTGAAACTGCCGCTGTCGCGGGCCGTATCGCTGTTCGGCGAGTATCGCTACACCAACGTCTCTGCGAGCGCGGTCGCCGGCAGGATCGGTGGCGACGTGATGGGGATCCGTGGTACCACCGGCGACATCCGCGTCGACCTCGACGTCCGCAACCACAGCGCGGTCGGCGGCATCGGCTTCACGTTCTAG
- a CDS encoding SDR family NAD(P)-dependent oxidoreductase: MKRLEGKTAIITGGGTGIGLASAKRFIEEGAFVYIFGRRQEKLDAAVATLGANARAMVGSVTDAGDLDRLFDTVKKERGTLDILFANAGMGALVPLTEITPKHYDETFDINVKGTIFTVQKGLKLMGEGGSVILTGSTTGVMGTPAFSVYSASKAAVRNLARSWAQDLRGTGIRVNVLSPGPTLTELAAEVVGRDAMIEMGSTTPIGHVGDPSEVAAAAAFLASSDSSFMTGSELFTDGGLAQI; encoded by the coding sequence ATGAAACGATTAGAAGGCAAGACCGCGATCATCACCGGCGGTGGCACAGGCATTGGCCTGGCTTCGGCGAAGCGCTTCATCGAGGAAGGGGCGTTCGTCTACATCTTCGGCCGCAGGCAGGAGAAGTTAGACGCGGCAGTGGCAACGCTCGGCGCGAACGCGCGTGCGATGGTGGGATCGGTCACCGATGCCGGCGATCTCGACCGGCTGTTCGATACGGTGAAGAAGGAACGCGGTACGCTGGATATCCTGTTCGCCAATGCCGGAATGGGCGCGTTGGTGCCGCTTACCGAAATCACGCCGAAGCATTATGACGAGACTTTCGACATAAATGTGAAGGGCACGATCTTCACGGTGCAGAAGGGCTTGAAGCTGATGGGCGAGGGTGGTTCGGTCATCCTCACCGGCTCGACCACCGGCGTGATGGGAACGCCGGCGTTCAGCGTCTACAGCGCTTCGAAGGCTGCGGTTCGCAACCTCGCGCGCAGTTGGGCGCAGGATCTGCGCGGTACGGGTATTCGCGTCAACGTCCTGTCGCCGGGACCGACGCTGACCGAACTGGCGGCCGAAGTCGTCGGCCGCGACGCGATGATCGAGATGGGGTCTACCACCCCGATCGGGCATGTCGGCGACCCGTCCGAAGTCGCGGCCGCCGCCGCCTTCCTTGCATCGTCGGATAGCAGCTTCATGACGGGCAGCGAGCTGTTCACCGATGGGGGCTTGGCTCAAATTTGA
- a CDS encoding alpha/beta hydrolase family protein, with protein sequence MRAGACLIALLLTTTAASAQTPGGTTYHRAPDAIAKALETPPTPGVAVSPDHRTLAILGRENLPSIANLSKPILRLGGYRIDPTTNGQAEVRVQWLNALSFKDVGSGRTVTVKLPAGLRFAAPNWSPDGSRLAFYAQDADGLSLWIAERDGSARTVARGLNGTFGTPFAWMPDSKALVAYTVPAGRGAAPVASSTPAGPVIQESAGRTSAARTYEDLLGDAHDEALFDHYFTGQMIRIDLAGAKQPIGTPGLITEFSVSPDGRYLLTERLKRPYSYLLPARFFPTEIAVSTIAGQAVKTLVDRPLADDLPVDFDATFKGPREAVWRSDAPATLVWAEALDGGNPRAKIAFHDKVMMQAAPFAGAPVELAQTPARYSETLWGDDGFAMVIDREWRSRTEHRLAVAPSRPGQTRTVSTLNYQDQYGDPGEPIVEDNAFGKPVMRFTPAHDGVYVTGDGATKAGAFPFLAAMPLAGGEQTRLWTAKAPYYETVVALLDERGQRILTRRESAKLAPNYMIRSVKGGSAKAVTTFVDPAPVFAGVTQRTITYPRADGLPLSGSLYLPAGYDAKRDGPLPTLLWAYPAEFTDAKVAGQTVDQGNRFVRPRGISHLFLLTQGYAILDNPSMPIIGEGGAEANDTYVKQLQQDAQAAVDAVIKLGVSDRSRMAVGGHSYGAFMTANLLAHTDLFRAGIARSGAYNRTLTPFGFQAEQRTYWQATPTYTEMSPFTYADRIKAPILLIHGGADDNSGTFPIQSERMYAALKGNGATVRYVVLPNEPHGYRALESTEETLWQMTDWLDRYVKPKQTESTVGAIAAKR encoded by the coding sequence ATGCGCGCCGGTGCCTGCCTGATTGCCCTGCTCCTCACCACCACCGCCGCCTCCGCTCAGACGCCCGGCGGCACCACCTATCATCGCGCGCCCGATGCGATCGCCAAGGCACTGGAGACACCGCCGACCCCCGGCGTCGCCGTCAGCCCCGATCACCGCACGCTCGCCATCTTGGGGCGCGAGAATTTGCCGTCGATCGCCAATCTGTCGAAACCGATTTTGCGGCTGGGCGGCTACCGCATCGATCCTACCACCAACGGTCAGGCCGAAGTGCGCGTGCAATGGCTGAACGCGCTCAGCTTCAAGGACGTGGGCTCGGGGCGGACCGTGACGGTCAAGCTGCCGGCCGGTCTGCGTTTCGCCGCGCCCAATTGGTCGCCCGACGGCTCCCGCCTCGCCTTCTACGCGCAAGACGCCGACGGCCTGTCGCTCTGGATCGCCGAGCGCGACGGCAGCGCCCGCACGGTCGCCCGGGGGCTGAACGGCACCTTCGGTACGCCCTTCGCCTGGATGCCGGATAGCAAGGCGCTGGTCGCCTATACCGTGCCCGCCGGTCGCGGCGCGGCGCCCGTCGCGAGCAGTACGCCGGCTGGCCCAGTGATCCAAGAGAGCGCCGGCCGCACTTCGGCAGCGCGGACCTATGAGGATCTACTCGGCGATGCGCATGACGAGGCACTGTTCGACCATTACTTCACCGGGCAGATGATCCGCATCGATCTCGCCGGCGCTAAGCAGCCGATCGGAACGCCGGGCCTGATCACCGAGTTCAGCGTCTCCCCAGACGGTCGCTACCTGCTGACCGAACGGCTCAAGCGGCCTTATTCCTATCTTCTGCCCGCCCGGTTCTTCCCGACCGAGATCGCCGTATCGACGATTGCCGGCCAAGCAGTGAAGACGCTGGTCGATCGCCCGCTCGCCGACGATCTGCCAGTCGATTTCGACGCCACCTTCAAGGGGCCGCGCGAGGCGGTCTGGCGGTCGGATGCACCGGCGACACTTGTCTGGGCCGAGGCGCTCGACGGCGGCAATCCGCGCGCGAAGATCGCGTTCCACGACAAGGTTATGATGCAGGCCGCGCCGTTCGCTGGGGCACCGGTGGAACTGGCGCAGACCCCTGCCCGCTATTCGGAGACGCTGTGGGGTGATGATGGCTTTGCGATGGTGATCGACCGCGAATGGCGATCGCGCACCGAGCATCGCCTGGCGGTTGCGCCATCGCGACCCGGCCAGACACGGACGGTATCGACGCTCAACTATCAGGATCAATATGGAGATCCCGGCGAACCGATCGTCGAAGACAATGCCTTCGGCAAGCCGGTGATGCGCTTCACGCCAGCCCATGACGGCGTGTACGTCACCGGCGACGGCGCGACCAAGGCCGGGGCATTCCCCTTCCTGGCGGCGATGCCGCTGGCCGGGGGCGAACAGACGCGGCTGTGGACTGCCAAGGCGCCCTATTACGAAACGGTCGTCGCATTGCTCGACGAGCGCGGTCAACGCATCCTGACGCGGCGCGAAAGTGCGAAGCTAGCGCCCAACTACATGATCCGCAGCGTGAAGGGCGGCAGCGCCAAGGCCGTCACCACCTTTGTCGATCCCGCCCCGGTCTTCGCCGGCGTCACGCAGCGCACGATCACCTATCCGCGCGCCGACGGACTGCCACTGTCGGGGTCGCTGTATCTACCGGCCGGCTATGACGCGAAACGCGACGGGCCGCTGCCGACGTTGCTGTGGGCGTATCCGGCGGAGTTCACCGACGCGAAGGTCGCCGGCCAGACGGTCGATCAGGGCAACCGGTTCGTCCGTCCGCGCGGCATCAGCCACTTGTTCCTGCTGACGCAGGGCTATGCGATCCTCGACAACCCGTCGATGCCGATCATCGGCGAGGGCGGCGCAGAGGCCAACGACACCTACGTCAAACAGTTGCAGCAGGATGCGCAGGCAGCAGTCGATGCCGTGATCAAATTGGGCGTCAGCGACCGCAGCCGCATGGCCGTCGGCGGGCACAGCTACGGCGCGTTCATGACCGCCAATCTGCTGGCGCACACCGATCTGTTCCGCGCCGGCATCGCGCGGTCGGGCGCCTACAACCGCACGCTGACGCCGTTCGGCTTCCAGGCCGAGCAGCGCACCTATTGGCAGGCGACGCCGACCTACACCGAGATGAGCCCGTTTACCTACGCCGACCGGATCAAGGCGCCGATCCTGCTGATCCATGGCGGCGCGGACGACAATAGCGGCACCTTCCCGATCCAGTCCGAGCGCATGTACGCGGCGCTGAAGGGCAACGGCGCGACGGTACGCTACGTCGTCCTGCCCAACGAGCCGCACGGCTATCGCGCGCTGGAATCGACCGAGGAGACTTTGTGGCAAATGACCGACTGGCTGGACCGCTACGTCAAGCCGAAGCAGACCGAATCGACGGTGGGAGCGATAGCCGCGAAAAGGTGA